The sequence CCTTCTTCCACTGTGCCTCGATAGGTTCTTTTCTTCTTACTAGAGATGACATCTGCTCGAAAGTTCCTCTTCCCATCCAAAGCTCTCCGTCTAAAGGGTAAGTGGGGAAATCAAGAATAAACCAGTTAGGTATAGCGATTAATCGACCGGAACGAGAGCTCATCTGATGGCCATTCCAGAACCCTCTGACACCATCAAGTTTCTCACTGACCAGATAGCCCGATATAGGGCCTTCAATATCTGAGTGAACAGCCAGTTGAGCCCTGCTTTCCATAGGTCTAGACAGGCTAAATTGAGGGTATATGAAAATACTGCAGAAGATAACAATCAGTGCTGAACAGTTAAATATGCGTCTATACATGGAACGCTCCTTCGTCTGGTTTAAGCAGGTAAAATCCATTAACCTGTAGGGATCACTTTATTTATATAGATGGTCTTAAACAAATATCAGTGTAGAACATGAACCAATTTAATTGAAACTGGTCTCAAATATTCCAAGTGATATACTCGGCGAAAATTTAGCTAACATCTTTAGCAATCAGCTTATCAATTTGATAACAACATAAGTATTACCCCTATAAAAATAGGGGGTAAAATCTTAAACGGAAAATTATGAAACCAGAAAATAATCATGGCATAAAGCGAGTTTTTAGAGCTACAGGTTTTTCAATGAAAGGACTTAAGGCTGCCTGGATCCACGAAGCGGCATTCAGACAAGAGCTCATGTTAGCCGTCATCATGCTACCTATCGCAGTGTTAGTGGATATCACGACGCTTGAAAAGCTATTGCTTATCTTTACCCTCTTTATCGTACTTATCGTTGAATTGTTAAACTCTGCCATTGAGGCAGTTGTTGATAGAATAGGCGATGAGATCCATACCCTAAGCGGACAAGCCAAAGATATTGCCTCTGCGGCCGTATTTATGAGCCTAACTTTATGCGGTATAACCTGGGCGGTTATCTTGGGCAGCAGATACCTTTAATTGTCTGCTGTACAGATGTCTCTTTAACAAGGTTCACTCATCAGTATCTATTACAGGATATTGCCAGTTGAGGTGCAGGCTTGTCTTAAGCACCTCACAAACACTTCTAATCTATTCCCTTAATCTTACAGAATATTACTCCTTCTCTTACATCATTATTAGCAGTAGCTTCCACTTATCACATCTTTTTCAGTATCTGACTAATTACAGACACACATAAAATAAACAGAATCAGCACTCTTTTTGGACATTTTTTGATACAAATCATTCACAAATAGACACAGTCTGATACTATAGTATTACTAAATGATTCGAATCGAATAGAATCAAGTACTTATAACTATAATAAATTTTTACGGAGTCGCCTTTGCTCAAAAAATTAGGCATCTTATTTACATGTCTCTTGGCCGCTTGCCAAACATTTGCAGCTGACAATGGTCAGATTTTGCAAGATTCTGCATCTACTATAAGTGATGTAGATAACCAAATTGTGCTCCGGATCGGTGGATTTTACTCCAACTCTAATTCGAGTATGGATGTCACTAATCCCATCTTAGGTCAGGACTTTAAGATCGATTTCGAAAAAGATCTTAAGCTGGAAGAATCACAATTCTTACCTTTCTTTGAGATGTTTTACCACTTCAACGAGCGACACAGCCTGTACATAGACTGGAAGCAGTTACACCGCACAGCCGAAGTGATGGGGATCACCACGCCATTTCAAGTCAATCTCGAAGATAACATTTACGACATAAAAGCCGGTGCCAAGCTTAAAACCACATTAAATATGGATATCGCCAGATTAGGATACGGCTATAACTTTTACCAAGGTAATAGCTATAACCTTGGCTTGTCCGTGGGCCTGCATACCATGTTTATCAAAACAGGCTTTGAAGGTGATATCGGTGCCTGCATTGAACAAGACCTTGCTATCAAGTGTGATAGCCAGCCACTCAACAGGGCCATAGATGAGAGTGTAACCGCTCCTCTTCCCGATATTGGCCTTTATGGTGACTATGAGTTTAGTCCGGGATTCAGGTTCACCGCTCACGCACAATACTTCTATATCAAGCTTGACGATCTCAAGGGCAGTCTAGTCGACATACGTGCAGGTGTCGAAGCTGAGATCACAGAAAACTGGCACATGACAGCGGCGTTTAACTATTATGAAGTTGATGTCGATTACAGCCAAAAGACAAGTGTCGGTGATATTCATGTGGCCGATTACAACCTCTATTATAGCTTCATAGGTCCCATGCTTTCGGTGAGTTATCGTTTTTAGCCATCAAAAACACCGGCAAACTCATCATGGCTTGCTGGTGTTTTTACTTTATTCTTTTAATGATTAATAGTTCAAACTCACAACGCTAAACAATCTAATAACAACCAGTCGCTAACACACTGATATTCCAACCTAAATAGGTGGAAAAACCTCAAAAAATAATGTTTAAATATCCCCTTACTGATACCATTGAAACTTCCTTAATCAATGTCTACATTCAAATAGAATAGACAGGTAAGATGTATAAACTAACTCGCTTACTCACCACTATCGCACTAACAGCAAGTCTAAGCTGGCTTGCCCCTTCAGCTTATGCTGTCGACTCCTTTTTCGATGTCTTCTTTGATATAGAGGTAACCTCTTCACCTTCTTCGCCACTGGATTCAGATAAGGGACGTATTCTAACTTTTATAGACTAGCAAGCAAAAAGGCTAAAATAGGGAGCGATAATACTTCCTATTTTAGTGCTATTGATTCTGGCATTAACCATAAAACTGATAACAAACAACAATCGCCGCTATGATCCCCGCCAAATCTGCCGTTAAGCCACAGAACAATGCATGCCGTCCGTTACGTATGCCTACGGCACCAAAATACACAGCTAATACATAGAAGGTCGTTTCGGTACTGCCTTGAAATATTGCCGCCAATCGGCCAGCAAAGGAG is a genomic window of Shewanella psychrophila containing:
- a CDS encoding diacylglycerol kinase, translating into MKPENNHGIKRVFRATGFSMKGLKAAWIHEAAFRQELMLAVIMLPIAVLVDITTLEKLLLIFTLFIVLIVELLNSAIEAVVDRIGDEIHTLSGQAKDIASAAVFMSLTLCGITWAVILGSRYL
- a CDS encoding DUF481 domain-containing protein — protein: MAACQTFAADNGQILQDSASTISDVDNQIVLRIGGFYSNSNSSMDVTNPILGQDFKIDFEKDLKLEESQFLPFFEMFYHFNERHSLYIDWKQLHRTAEVMGITTPFQVNLEDNIYDIKAGAKLKTTLNMDIARLGYGYNFYQGNSYNLGLSVGLHTMFIKTGFEGDIGACIEQDLAIKCDSQPLNRAIDESVTAPLPDIGLYGDYEFSPGFRFTAHAQYFYIKLDDLKGSLVDIRAGVEAEITENWHMTAAFNYYEVDVDYSQKTSVGDIHVADYNLYYSFIGPMLSVSYRF